A region from the Muribaculum gordoncarteri genome encodes:
- the gyrA gene encoding DNA gyrase subunit A, giving the protein MLDEDRILKIDIESEMKSAYIDYSMSVIVSRALPDVRDGLKPVQRRVLYGMNEMGNTSDHPHKKSANCVGEVMGKYHPHGDSSIYGTVVRMAQDWAMRYRLVDGHGNFGSIDGDGAAAMRYTEVRLERIGEEMLSDINSETVDFQPNYDNSRLEPTVLPTRIPNLLVNGTSGIAVGMATNMPPHNLTESLNAAVALIDDPELSIEGLMHYIKAPDFPTGGTIYGYNGVKEAFETGRGRIVIRAKAEIESEANHEDIIITELPYNVNRAELIEYIANLVNEKKIDGIADINDESDYKGMRIVIRLKSDANSNVVLNKLYKMTALQSSFSVNNVAIVNGRPKTLNLKQILEAFIAHRHDVVIRRTKFELRKAEERAHILKGLIIASQNIDEVISIIKASANQDAARQALAERFDLSEPQTAAIVAMRLGQLSGLEQDKLHAAYDEIIARIAELNLILSDDHVCRELIKKELIEIRDKYGDKRRTDIDYMAGDFNAEDFYADDDMIITISHMGYIKRTALSEFRAQNRGGVGSRGSDTRDEDFIEHIYPASMHNYLLFFTQKGRCYWLKVYDLPEGAKNAKGRAIQNLLNIEPDDAVNAVIRIKKLDDKDYVTSHNLVFATKRGIIKKTSLEAYSRPRANGVNAIIIREGDQLIGVELTNGNSEVLLANRNGRAIRFPENKVREMGRMSTGVRGMTLDGDDDEVVGMICMNADTTNNVMVISEKGYGKRSPLEDYRVTNRGGKGVKTINVTEKTGKLVAIDAVNDDNDLVIINKSGITLRIKVADIRVQGRATQGVRLINLEKRNDEIASVCCVDSDPEEEINENVLVDESEQTPIPVDIEEITDIDEPVDDEDEFTEELPDDEQ; this is encoded by the coding sequence ATGCTGGACGAAGACAGAATTCTGAAAATTGATATCGAAAGTGAAATGAAGTCGGCCTACATTGACTATTCAATGTCGGTGATTGTGTCACGTGCGCTGCCCGATGTCAGGGACGGCTTGAAGCCGGTACAGCGTCGTGTGCTATATGGGATGAACGAGATGGGTAATACATCGGATCATCCTCATAAGAAGTCGGCCAACTGTGTAGGTGAGGTTATGGGTAAATATCACCCTCACGGTGACTCATCAATCTACGGTACGGTTGTGCGAATGGCTCAGGATTGGGCTATGCGTTATCGATTGGTCGACGGTCACGGAAACTTCGGCTCCATCGACGGTGACGGAGCGGCCGCAATGCGTTACACCGAGGTTAGGCTCGAGCGCATAGGCGAAGAGATGTTGAGTGACATAAATTCGGAAACGGTAGATTTTCAGCCAAACTATGACAATTCACGACTTGAGCCTACAGTGCTTCCTACACGTATCCCCAACTTGCTCGTAAACGGAACATCGGGTATTGCCGTAGGTATGGCTACCAATATGCCGCCTCACAATCTTACCGAGTCATTGAATGCGGCAGTGGCATTGATTGACGACCCCGAGCTTTCAATTGAGGGACTGATGCACTACATCAAGGCTCCCGATTTCCCCACCGGCGGTACGATATACGGATACAACGGTGTCAAGGAGGCTTTTGAAACGGGTCGTGGACGAATCGTGATTCGCGCAAAGGCTGAAATTGAGTCGGAGGCCAATCACGAGGACATTATCATAACCGAGCTTCCTTATAATGTAAACCGCGCCGAACTTATTGAGTATATAGCCAATCTTGTCAATGAAAAGAAGATTGACGGCATTGCCGATATAAACGATGAGAGCGACTATAAGGGAATGCGCATTGTGATTCGCCTGAAGAGCGATGCCAACTCAAACGTTGTCCTTAATAAGCTTTATAAGATGACGGCTTTGCAGTCATCGTTCAGCGTCAACAATGTGGCAATTGTTAACGGTCGCCCCAAGACATTGAATCTTAAGCAAATTCTTGAGGCGTTCATTGCCCATCGTCACGATGTGGTAATCCGTCGCACAAAATTTGAACTCCGAAAAGCCGAAGAGCGCGCTCATATATTAAAGGGCCTTATTATCGCATCGCAGAATATCGATGAGGTGATAAGCATAATCAAGGCTTCGGCCAATCAGGATGCGGCTCGACAGGCTCTTGCCGAACGATTTGACCTTTCGGAACCCCAGACTGCTGCAATCGTCGCCATGCGACTTGGCCAGTTGAGCGGACTGGAGCAGGATAAGCTTCATGCCGCCTATGATGAAATCATTGCCCGCATCGCTGAATTGAACCTTATATTGAGCGATGACCACGTGTGTCGTGAACTTATAAAGAAGGAGCTCATAGAGATACGTGACAAATACGGTGACAAGCGTCGTACCGATATTGACTACATGGCAGGTGACTTCAATGCCGAGGATTTCTATGCCGATGACGACATGATAATCACCATATCGCACATGGGTTACATAAAGCGAACCGCATTGAGTGAATTCCGCGCACAGAACCGTGGCGGTGTGGGTTCACGAGGCAGCGATACACGTGACGAGGATTTCATTGAGCACATATATCCTGCTTCGATGCACAATTATCTGCTGTTCTTCACGCAGAAGGGACGCTGTTACTGGCTTAAAGTTTACGACCTGCCCGAAGGTGCAAAGAACGCCAAGGGTCGTGCCATACAGAATTTGCTCAACATCGAGCCTGATGATGCTGTAAATGCTGTAATCCGAATCAAGAAGCTCGACGATAAGGACTACGTGACATCGCACAACCTCGTGTTTGCGACAAAGCGCGGTATAATCAAGAAGACAAGTCTTGAGGCTTACTCCCGTCCGCGTGCCAATGGCGTGAATGCAATCATAATCCGTGAAGGCGACCAGCTGATCGGCGTTGAATTGACCAATGGAAATTCGGAAGTGCTTCTTGCCAACAGAAACGGCCGTGCGATCCGATTCCCGGAAAATAAGGTGCGTGAGATGGGCCGTATGTCGACCGGTGTAAGAGGAATGACCCTTGACGGTGATGACGATGAGGTTGTAGGCATGATTTGCATGAACGCTGACACCACTAATAACGTTATGGTAATATCGGAAAAGGGCTACGGCAAACGTTCGCCTCTTGAAGATTATCGCGTTACCAACCGAGGTGGAAAGGGTGTAAAGACTATCAACGTTACCGAAAAGACCGGTAAACTTGTAGCCATAGATGCTGTTAATGATGATAACGACCTTGTTATTATCAACAAATCGGGAATAACACTCCGCATCAAGGTTGCCGACATCAGAGTTCAGGGCCGTGCCACCCAGGGTGTAAGGCTCATAAATCTTGAGAAACGTAACGATGAGATAGCTTCGGTGTGCTGCGTTGACTCTGATCCTGAGGAGGAGATAAATGAAAACGTACTTGTCGACGAGTCGGAACAGACTCCGATTCCCGTCGATATCGAGGAGATAACCGATATCGATGAGCCGGTTGACGACGAGGACGAGTTCACTGAAGAACTTCCCGATGACGAACAATAA
- a CDS encoding ATP-dependent Clp protease ATP-binding subunit, with translation MDTNFSNELKYVLDQSRIEATRHNCSMIKAEHLLLAIMSKNESHAFQTLQKLLSADMMYQLRDALDNSLYEQPGSTEMLTVSDLANRIIKLSVLEARMLKSNIVDSEHLLLAIFHNSEVQNLEIMGMFRDAGVTYEALYRLLANVADAPQMGASFTDDDDDDEEEPFSSDRPEAPQRPSSAPKRGNDTPVLDKFGNDMTRAAEEGRLDPVIGREVEIERLAQILSRRKKNNPVLIGEPGVGKSAIVEGLALRIVQRKVSRILFDKRVISLDMASIVAGTKYRGQFEERIKAILNELSKNKDIILFIDELHTIVGAGNASGSMDAANLLKPALARGEIQCIGATTIDEYRKNIEKDGALERRFQKVMVEPTSPEETLTILNNIKDKYEEHHNVNYTPDAIEACVKLTDRYVSDRNFPDKAIDALDEAGSRVHVTNIVVPKEIERLEEQIAEANANKLKAAQSQNFENAASFRDKEHRLKLELDEAKRKWEAQMNSQRETVDEERVAEVVAMMTGVPVQRIAQAEGIRLREMGPKLKGAIIGQDAAIDKIVKAIQRNRVGLKDPNKPIGTFMFLGPTGVGKTHLAKKLAEYLFDSADTLIRVDMSEYMEKFTVSRLVGAPPGYVGYEEGGQLTEKVRTHPYSVVLLDEIEKAHPDVFNLLLQVLDEGRLTDSLGRRVDFKNTIIIMTSNIGSRQLKDFGSGVGFTTREVDKEFSHGIIQKALNKAFSPEFLNRVDDIVMFDALDKEAIFKIIDIELAGFYKRVESLGYRLMITEEAKNFIASKGYDTQFGARPLKRAIQKYLEDELAEMIINASVNPGNLIYVTYDKDNDKIVTEIRTEEPSSSDSTNE, from the coding sequence ATGGACACTAATTTTTCTAATGAATTAAAGTACGTGCTTGACCAAAGTCGCATTGAAGCTACACGCCACAACTGCTCAATGATAAAGGCCGAGCATCTCTTGCTTGCAATCATGTCCAAGAATGAAAGCCACGCATTCCAGACGCTCCAGAAGCTGTTGAGCGCCGACATGATGTATCAGCTGCGCGATGCTCTCGACAACAGCCTTTACGAGCAACCGGGCAGCACCGAGATGCTCACAGTCAGCGACTTGGCCAACCGCATAATCAAATTGAGCGTACTTGAAGCTCGAATGCTGAAAAGCAACATAGTCGATTCGGAGCACTTGCTTCTCGCCATATTTCACAACAGTGAAGTTCAGAATCTTGAAATCATGGGTATGTTCCGCGACGCGGGCGTAACCTATGAGGCTCTCTACCGTCTTCTCGCCAATGTGGCCGATGCGCCTCAGATGGGAGCATCGTTCACCGATGATGACGACGATGACGAGGAAGAGCCCTTCAGCAGCGACCGCCCCGAGGCTCCGCAGCGCCCGTCATCAGCACCAAAGCGTGGAAATGACACCCCTGTCCTTGACAAATTTGGCAATGACATGACACGCGCCGCCGAAGAGGGCCGTCTTGATCCGGTAATCGGACGAGAGGTGGAGATTGAACGCCTCGCCCAGATTCTCAGCCGCCGCAAGAAAAATAACCCCGTGCTTATAGGCGAACCCGGTGTGGGTAAATCAGCCATCGTCGAAGGACTCGCTCTGCGCATCGTGCAGCGTAAAGTGTCACGCATCCTGTTTGACAAACGTGTGATATCACTTGACATGGCGTCAATCGTAGCAGGCACGAAATACCGCGGACAATTTGAGGAGCGCATAAAGGCGATACTCAACGAGCTTTCAAAGAACAAGGACATAATCCTGTTCATCGACGAGCTGCACACTATAGTGGGTGCTGGCAACGCATCGGGCTCGATGGATGCCGCCAATTTGCTGAAACCCGCCCTCGCCCGAGGAGAAATCCAGTGCATAGGTGCGACGACAATTGACGAATATCGCAAAAACATAGAAAAGGACGGTGCTCTTGAGCGTCGTTTCCAGAAGGTGATGGTTGAACCAACTTCGCCCGAAGAAACATTGACCATCCTCAACAACATTAAGGATAAATATGAGGAGCATCACAATGTCAATTACACACCCGATGCAATCGAGGCATGTGTAAAGTTAACCGACCGCTATGTGAGCGATCGAAATTTCCCCGACAAGGCCATCGACGCGCTTGACGAGGCCGGTTCACGCGTGCATGTCACCAACATCGTTGTGCCCAAGGAGATAGAGCGTCTTGAAGAGCAGATTGCCGAGGCCAATGCCAACAAACTTAAGGCCGCACAGTCACAGAACTTCGAGAATGCAGCATCATTCCGCGACAAGGAGCATCGCCTAAAGCTTGAGCTTGATGAAGCCAAGCGTAAATGGGAAGCCCAGATGAACTCTCAGCGCGAAACTGTCGATGAGGAGCGTGTGGCCGAAGTTGTGGCCATGATGACCGGTGTACCGGTGCAGCGCATAGCTCAGGCTGAAGGCATAAGATTACGTGAAATGGGTCCGAAACTGAAAGGAGCAATCATCGGTCAGGATGCCGCTATAGACAAGATTGTAAAAGCGATACAGCGAAACCGCGTAGGCCTCAAGGACCCCAACAAGCCCATAGGCACGTTCATGTTCCTTGGCCCCACCGGAGTCGGAAAGACCCACCTTGCCAAGAAGTTGGCCGAATATCTGTTTGATTCAGCCGACACGCTGATTCGCGTCGACATGAGCGAATACATGGAGAAATTCACTGTGTCACGACTCGTGGGAGCACCTCCGGGATACGTTGGATACGAGGAGGGCGGACAACTCACCGAGAAGGTTCGCACACACCCCTACTCTGTCGTCCTGCTGGATGAGATCGAGAAGGCACACCCCGATGTGTTCAATCTTTTGTTGCAGGTTCTTGACGAAGGTCGTCTTACCGACAGCCTCGGCCGCCGTGTCGACTTCAAGAACACAATAATCATCATGACCTCCAACATCGGAAGCCGACAGTTGAAGGATTTCGGTTCGGGCGTAGGATTCACAACCCGCGAAGTCGACAAGGAGTTTTCACACGGCATAATACAGAAAGCCCTGAACAAAGCCTTCTCGCCTGAATTCCTGAACCGAGTCGATGACATTGTGATGTTTGACGCGCTCGACAAGGAGGCGATATTCAAGATTATCGACATCGAACTCGCCGGATTCTATAAGCGTGTCGAATCGTTGGGTTACCGATTGATGATTACCGAGGAGGCCAAGAATTTCATCGCCTCAAAAGGTTACGACACTCAGTTTGGAGCTCGTCCGCTGAAGCGTGCCATCCAGAAATATCTTGAAGACGAACTTGCCGAGATGATAATCAACGCATCGGTCAATCCGGGCAATCTCATCTATGTCACTTACGACAAAGACAATGACAAGATTGTAACCGAAATTCGCACCGAAGAACCGTCGTCATCTGACTCGACAAACGAATAG